The following is a genomic window from Desulfuromonas acetoxidans DSM 684.
GCTTGTATTGCTGGGCATGCAGATGTCGCGTACTCAATGGCGGCTGCCGGGAGGATTCATGCTGACAGCCAGCTTTCTACGCCTGTGCGTTGCGCCGGTAATTGGCTGGACATGCTGTTGGATATTAGGAATTACCGGCATCGAGCGCAATGTTATGATTCTGCAGACCAGCACCCCGTCAGCCGTACTGCCACTGCTTTATGCGCTGCGTTTTAACACCCGACCGGATCTGGTTGCTTCAACGATTATGACCACTACCCTGCTCAGTGCGGGGAGCCTGACTTTGTTGCTATATCTTTTGCCGTTGCTGCCGTAAGAGTAAAAATTCGCTGGTGCGATTCGTTTCAAGTTGCAAACCACTGAAGCTCAAGATCAAAGTCAAAGTCGCCGGGTTTCGTCCCGGCAGCCGACATACTTTTGGCTGGCCGCCCAAAAGTATGCAAAAGCCAGCTTGAACACCTCCTGGACCTGGACCCACCGACACTGAGTCTGTTTCCGCGATGCTTTACAGATTCGGCTCGCCGCCCTTTAGGTCGGCGAATCGTGCAACTCATCATCTTTGGCGTAAAACGTTGATAACGATGTAACGCTGCTCTCTAGTTTTTCCGTGGCACCGATTAAACGGGTGGGCAGTGCCCACCCTGCCTGAGTTTGTTATTTAGCAGCTCAGCTCTCCCGTTCAGCAGCACCGAACGCAATGAACGTCAGCGCGATGGTTGTCGGCAACCTGTTTGAGCGCTAGCGAGTTTTGCCGACATCGCGATGTAAGTGAATGGAGAGAGGGAACCCGAAGGGTGCAATGACGGGAGTCGATTTTACGCCTCTTTTGTCGACGCAAAAGGGGCCCGAGGTGTGGGCGCGGAAGCCCACGTCACGTGCGTACCAGAATTGCGAACGGATGATGTTCGCCAGAGCTATCAGTTTCGAATTACGAACCACTGAAGATCAAAGTCAAGATCAAGGTCGCAGGGTTTCGTCCCGGCAGTCGTCAGTTCGATTCCATAAAACTCTGGGAAAACCGCTACAACAACACCATGGACAATTGCGGGAAATAGGTAATCAAGGCGACGCAGATCAACAACAACACTAGAAACGGCCAGGTCGCCCGATAAAGCTGAGTAATAGGCCGTTCAAACCGGTAGCTGGCAATGAACAGGTTCATCCCCACCGGTGGCGTGAGATAACCAATCTGCATGTTGGCAAGAAAGATAATGCCCAGATGAACCGGATGGATGCCGTAGCCGACAGCAACCGGCAAAATCAGCGGCACAACCAGCACCAATGCCGAGAAGATGTCCAGCAAGGCACCAAGGCATAACAGGAAAAGATTGAGCAACAGCAAGAAGGTCAGCTTGCTGTTGACGGTCTGCTGAACAAACGTAAACAGTCGCTCCGGCACACCACTGTCAATCATGACGTTGGTTGATGCCAACGACAAACCGAGGATGATCAGGATCCCACCAACCAGCACCATAGAGCGATGCATGACCGTCGGCAATTTGCGAAAAGAAATTTCACGCAAGATAAAAACTTCTACAATAAACACGTAAGCCGCTGTGACAGCCGCAGCTTCGGATACAGCAAAATAACCGCTGTAGATCCCTCCCAAGACCACAAATGGCAAAGGCAACTCCCAAATCGCTTCACGGATAGCTTTGCCGACTTTCGTCCAGGAAAATTCAGACAGGGGCTGTCGAATCGCACGGTTTTTCCAGCAGCTCCACCCACCCAGCAACAGCAACATCAACAATCCGGGGAAAATACCCGCCAGAAACAACTGATCAATGGAGATACTCGGCCCAACATTGAGCTGCTGTGCGACAATGCCATAGAGAATAAGCGGCAAAGATGGCGCAAATAACAGCCCCAGGCTGCCTGAAGTGGTCACTAGGCCAAGGGAATAATTCTCTGCATAATCCGCCTGTCGTAACGCGGGATAGAGCAACGCCCCCAAAGCGATAATGGTAACACCTGATGCACCGGTAAAAGCCGTAAAGAACGCGCAGACAGCGAGCGACACCAGCGCCAGGCCGCCCGGCATCCAGCCGATCAAAGCCTGGGTCAAATTGACGAGACGGTTTGGGGCCTGACTCTCGCTGAGGAGGTAGCCGGCAAAGGTAAATAACGGAATGGCCAGCAAAACCGGCATTTCGGCAATGCGGTAAAACTCTATGGCAACAACGGCCAGATCGACATCCGCCTGATAGAAGCCCCACAGAGCACCGGTAGCAATAACAGCAAACAACGGCATGCCCAGCAGAGCAAGGAGTCCAAGAACAAGAATGGTAACGATCATACCGCCTCTGACGTTTCTTGTTGTTGCGGTGGCGGATAAATCGCCAGAGCGAGATAACGCCAGCAGATCAACGCGAAACCAATCGGAATCACACACTGGAACCACCAGGAGGGATAACCGCCCAGCAACACACTCCCGTACTCGGCTTCGATACGAACAAACTGATAGCTGTGCCAAGCCAAAACACCGCAAACCACTGCTGTGGCCACAAAGACCACGCGCCGTAGCGGCCCCTGCAATGCCGACGGGACAAAACGCACCAGCACATCCATACGGATATGCTGATCCGTGCGACTGGCGACCAGGGCGCCAATCACCGTCAGCCACAATACCAGAATACGCAGCAATTCATCGGTCCAGACAAAACCACTGTCAAATAAATTGCGTTGAACAATCTGCCCCACCGCCAGGATCACCATCACAGCAAGCAAAACGGCCAGCAGGGTATCTTCAATCCCACGCAACATCCGGGACAAAGCATGCACAGCACGTTTCATAATCAACTATTCACTGACCACGGCATGTTGTTGACGAAACACACTCAAATGCTGTTGCGCCTGCTGATAGAGGTCATCGGGGAAATTGCCGCGTGCGGCAACTGCATCAATGACCTTGGTGGCAACGGTGTTCCAGCGTTCATATTCGCCATCAGCCGGCTTTATCAACTGTAACCCTTGCCCAAGTAAGGTTTGCAACGCCTGCTGATTGTCAACATCGGTCTGCTGATCAATGTCCTGATAAATCGCTTCAAGTATCTCATGCACAACCTTTTGGTCTCCTGCAGTAAGTCGGGAGAAGCGCCGTTTATCCACAACCAAAGCACCGGAAATATAGACCAGCGGCATATCGGTGATGTAGCCGACCCGGGTATACCATTGAAACGCCAACGCGCCCAGCGGTGAGGTCGCCACCACATCAACAAGCCCGGTTTGCAACCCGGTCAACACATCGGAAAGCGGTAACGTCACCGGGGCCACACCGAGTCCCTCCATCACCTCATAGCTAACCGTATCACCCTCCGGGACCCAGACTTTTTTCCCTTTGAGATCTTCGACACTGGCCACCGGCTTCTGAGTCATGAGTTTAGCAAAGCCACCCGAGGCGAAACCAAAGCAAACCAACCCGGCTTTATCGAGTCGTTCAATTAACTGAGCGTCCATTTGATGACGGATATAATTCATCTCCGCTGTTGAGCGGGTCAACAGGGGCAGACCGTAGAGCATCATATCAGGAACAATTTTACTCAAACCACCACCGGTAAACGCTCCGCCATGCAGCTGACCGACCCGCATTTTGCGAAAAACACTTTTCTCGTTGCCCATGACGCCGCCACCGTAAAACTTCAAGACAACGCGCCCTTCGGTGCGCTGCTTGATTTCAACCGCACCGGCACGCATTTTCTGCATCCACGAAGAGCCTTCAGGCGCAACCGTAGCGATTTTCAACGTTGTTGCGGCCCAACCACTATGAGCCATGAGAAGCGCGCCAACAACCAGACTGATCAAACGGATTTTAGATCGCATTCCATTCCTCCGGAGCAACGAGATCATCGTCGTTCCACATTGGTTCTAAAAATAATCACCGGCACTTTGCAACAGCTGCGCCGCCTGTTGCTGCGCCAGGACATTCATTAACGTCATATCGGAAGCATGCACATCAGCCTGACGAACTTCAAACAACAGCCGATCATGCAACTCACGGTCATAAATCAATCGTGCGTAGTATTGCGCATACGCCACTTTAACGGACAAGTCCCGGCCTTCTGTTACCAGCAGAGCTTGTTCAAAGCATTGACGAGCGCGATCGGGATTTCCTCCCATGGCCGGTGGCCGCAGACTATACAGAATACCACTGTACATCCACAGTTTACCGTTTTCATACATCGGGTCGAGCTCAATCATCCGCTCGAGGAGCCGCTCCATCTTGGGCAATGCGGCAACAACGCCCCAATCATCAGAATGGTTCTGCGCCCAGACCAGCCAGCCCAGAGCCAGACTGTACATGGCCGGCAGTTCATCTTCGTCAAATTCGCTCAGAGTCGACTCAAACGCGGCAAAAGGAAAGTTGGTCAGACCACAACCGTCACTGTTTTCTGAACACAACGCCCTCTGGCCATAATCAAAGGCTCGCTCTGACAACACTTTGGCCCGGTGCGATTCATTGACAAATGTCGCAGCATAAAGACTGTACATGGAAGCACCGGCCCGCAGCCAATCTTCATCCTCGGGATCACCCTCTATAAGACTGTCCACCATCAACAGATAGCTTGGCAACGCCTGACTGATCATGACAGGATCATCATGATTCAACACCGCCTGATTGAGGTTGGTCCCCAGGTTACTCAGGCCGCAACCGTGCAGAAACACCACCACGCCAAGCTGCAAAAAAATGAAAACAAACCGCATACGGTTTTTCATTGTTAGGTCATCCTCCACGTGACAGGTTTGTTCGTCACCTGTGAGCCTTTGAAAATTTACTAACAATAGCAGACAGACTGAAAGAACTTAATCCTATTTGTGTTAGAAGAGTGCTAAAAAAAACGCCGCAGAGAATTCGACGTTTGACGCGATCAGGGCAGGACTTTTTTCCAGGGACTGATGGTCACGTCAGAAAATAATCCGGCCTTGGCATA
Proteins encoded in this region:
- a CDS encoding TRAP transporter large permease — encoded protein: MIVTILVLGLLALLGMPLFAVIATGALWGFYQADVDLAVVAIEFYRIAEMPVLLAIPLFTFAGYLLSESQAPNRLVNLTQALIGWMPGGLALVSLAVCAFFTAFTGASGVTIIALGALLYPALRQADYAENYSLGLVTTSGSLGLLFAPSLPLILYGIVAQQLNVGPSISIDQLFLAGIFPGLLMLLLLGGWSCWKNRAIRQPLSEFSWTKVGKAIREAIWELPLPFVVLGGIYSGYFAVSEAAAVTAAYVFIVEVFILREISFRKLPTVMHRSMVLVGGILIILGLSLASTNVMIDSGVPERLFTFVQQTVNSKLTFLLLLNLFLLCLGALLDIFSALVLVVPLILPVAVGYGIHPVHLGIIFLANMQIGYLTPPVGMNLFIASYRFERPITQLYRATWPFLVLLLICVALITYFPQLSMVLL
- a CDS encoding TRAP transporter TatT component family protein; amino-acid sequence: MKNRMRFVFIFLQLGVVVFLHGCGLSNLGTNLNQAVLNHDDPVMISQALPSYLLMVDSLIEGDPEDEDWLRAGASMYSLYAATFVNESHRAKVLSERAFDYGQRALCSENSDGCGLTNFPFAAFESTLSEFDEDELPAMYSLALGWLVWAQNHSDDWGVVAALPKMERLLERMIELDPMYENGKLWMYSGILYSLRPPAMGGNPDRARQCFEQALLVTEGRDLSVKVAYAQYYARLIYDRELHDRLLFEVRQADVHASDMTLMNVLAQQQAAQLLQSAGDYF
- a CDS encoding TRAP transporter small permease, whose amino-acid sequence is MKRAVHALSRMLRGIEDTLLAVLLAVMVILAVGQIVQRNLFDSGFVWTDELLRILVLWLTVIGALVASRTDQHIRMDVLVRFVPSALQGPLRRVVFVATAVVCGVLAWHSYQFVRIEAEYGSVLLGGYPSWWFQCVIPIGFALICWRYLALAIYPPPQQQETSEAV
- the dctP gene encoding TRAP transporter substrate-binding protein DctP, with protein sequence MRSKIRLISLVVGALLMAHSGWAATTLKIATVAPEGSSWMQKMRAGAVEIKQRTEGRVVLKFYGGGVMGNEKSVFRKMRVGQLHGGAFTGGGLSKIVPDMMLYGLPLLTRSTAEMNYIRHQMDAQLIERLDKAGLVCFGFASGGFAKLMTQKPVASVEDLKGKKVWVPEGDTVSYEVMEGLGVAPVTLPLSDVLTGLQTGLVDVVATSPLGALAFQWYTRVGYITDMPLVYISGALVVDKRRFSRLTAGDQKVVHEILEAIYQDIDQQTDVDNQQALQTLLGQGLQLIKPADGEYERWNTVATKVIDAVAARGNFPDDLYQQAQQHLSVFRQQHAVVSE